The nucleotide sequence ACCAGCAGCACGATGCGCGTGAGCGTCGCCGCATCCTTGCCCATGCCCTCGAGGAAGATCTCGGCGCCGATCACGGGCTTGACGCCCTTGCCGCGCGCTTCCTTGTAGAACTTGATCCCGCCGAACAGGTTGTTGAGATCGGTGATGGCCATCGCGGGCTGCTTGTCGGCAGCGGCGGCCTTGACGACTTCGTCGATGCGGTTGGTGCCGTCGACGACGGAGAACTCGGTGTGCAGGCGCAGGTGAACGAACATCCGGCCATTGTAGGAAGACGGGCCTCCACGATGTGAGTTGGCGCGGCCCCTATTGACACCCGGGCGGCCGACCGTTCGGGAGTGCCCGAGTCAGGAACGGGTCAACCTGCGGCGCCTAGAATTCCCGCCGTGCAAGAGACCCAAGAGATATTGAACATCGCGGCCTACAAGTTCGTGGCCATCGACGACGGCCCCGTGCTGCGAGAACGCCTGCTGGACCACAGCCGCGCGCTCGGGCTGATGGGCACGATCCTGATCGCGCCCGAGGGTATCAACATGTTTCTGGCCGGCGAGCCCGGCGCGATGGCGGACTTCCTGGCCGGCGTGCGCGCCGATGCACGCTTCGCCGACCTCGAGACCAAGGACAGCTGGTCCGCCGCCCAGCCGTTCCGGCGCATGCTGGTTAAGCTCAAGCGCGAGATCATCCGCATGGACCATCCCGCGATCCAGCCCGCGGCCGGCCGCGCGCCGGGCGTGGACGCGCCCACGCTCAAGCGCTGGCTCGACCAGGGCCACGACGACGCGGGCCGCGAGATCGCGCTGCTCGACACGCGCAATGCCTTCGAGGTCGACCACGGCAGCTTCGAGGGCGCGATCGACTGGCGCATCGAGAAGTTCACCGAGTTCCCGCCCGCGCTGCGCGCGCACCGCGCCGAATTCGCGGGCAAGACCGTGGTGAGCTTCTGTACCGGCGGCATCCGCTGCGAGAAGGCCGCGATCCTGATGCGCGAGGAAGGCGTCGACAACGTGCTGCAGCTCGAGGGCGGCATCCTCAAGTACTTCGAGCTGGTGGGCGGCGCCCACTACCGGGGCGACTGCTTCGTGTTCGACGGCCGCGAGGCGCTCGCGCCCGACCTCAGCGCCCGCGCGGCCAAGGCCAGCGCGCGCGCCGCCGAAGACCCCGATCTCCACAAGAAACGATAGGCCGACCGCCCCGCGATGCGCATCCTGCTGGTGGAAGACGAACTGGACATGGCCTCCTGGCTGGTGCGCGCGCTCACGCAGGGCGGCTTCGTCACCGACCATGCGCCCGACGCGCGCACCGCCGAGGCCCTGATGGCCGGCACCGAGTACGACGCGGTGGTGCTCGACCTGCGGCTGCCCGACAAGCACGGCCTCGCGGTGCTGGCCGACATGCGCAACGCCGACGACCGCACGCCGGTGCTGATCCTCACCGCGCAGGGCGCGCTGCAGGACCGGGTGCGCGGCCTGCACCTGGGCGCCGACGATTTCCTCACCAAGCCCTTCGAGCTGGTCGAGCTCGAGGCGCGGCTCACCGCGCTGGTGCGGCGCAGCCGCGGCCGCCAGCATCCGCGGCTGCAGTGCGCCTCGCTGGCCTACGACGGCGAGAGCCACGCCTTCACGCTGCGCGGCACGCTGCTGGCGCTCACGCCGCGCGAGCATGCGGCCCTGAGCGCGCTGCTCATGCGCAGCGGCTCGCCGGTCGGCAAGTCGCAGCTGTTCGGCAAGGTGTTCACCAACGACAGCACCGCCGGGCCCGACGCGATCGAGGTGGTGCTGCACCGGCTGCGGCGCAAGCTCGCCGACAGCGACGTGCGCATCGTCACCGTGCGCGGGCTGGGCTACATGCTCGAAGGCATCGCCGATGGACCCGCACGCGCCGGCACCGTCTCCGTCCCCCACTGACAGCTGGCGCTTCGGCATCCGCGCGCGCCTGCTGGCGCTGCTGCTGCCGGGCATGGTCGCGCTGCTCGCGCTCGACAGCTGGAGCGACTACCAGGCGCTGACCGAGAGCCTGGTGGACGCCTACGACCAGAGCCTGCTCGAGCCCGTGCAGGCGCTGGCCAACGGCATCGTGGTGGCGAGCGACGGCAGCGTGCGCGTGCAGGAGGCGTTCTCGGTGCAGGCGATGTTCGAGTCGACCCACCTGCGCTACAAGTACCTGCACGTGGGCGCGGCGCCGGTGGTGCGGGGCGAGACCGGCACCGAGGAGACGCTGATGGGCGTGCCCGACCTGCCCCCTCCGCCTCCGCGCGGCGGCGGCCCCGAGGGCGCGCCGGTGTTCTACGACGCCACCTACCAGCAGCACCCGGTGCGCGTGGCCGCGCTGCGCCAGACGGTCTACAACACCCACGCGGGCAGCGCCTACACCGTGCTGATCCAGGCCGCCGAAGGCACCGGCCCGCGCCGGCGCGCGCAGGACGAATCGCTGCGCCAGGAGCTGCTGCGCGCCGCGCGCATGGTGGTGGTGATGGCGCTGCTGGTGTGGCTGGGGGTGGCCTGGACCTTGCGCCCGCTCGAGCGGCTGCGCCGGTCGCTGCGCGAACGCGCGCGCGACGACATCCAGCCGCTCGATCCCACCGGCGTGCCGCAGGAGGTGGTGCCGCTGGTCGACGCGGTCAACCACCACATCGGGCGCCATCGCCGCATGGTGGCCGAGCATTCGGAGTTCCTCGCCGATGCCTCGCACCAGCTGCGCACGCCGCTGGGCATCCTGTCGATCCAGGCCGGCTACGCGGTGCGCGAGACCGACCCCGAGCGCATGCGCGAATCGCTGCATGCGATCGTCGCGCAGCTCGCGCGCACGCGGCGCCTGAGCGAACAGCTGCTGGCGCTCGCGCATGCGACGCACGAAGGCGGGACCGAGGCCGCCGCGCCCGGGATCGTCGACCTCAACGCGATCGCGCGCGCCGTGGTGCTGCAGTACCTGCCGCTTGCGCGCGAGCACGACCAGGACCTGGGCTGGGTCGACGCGCGCGGCGACACCGCCACCGAGGGCCTCGCCGCGCCCGACGAGGAAGAGGACGCGGCCTCGCCCGTGATACCGGTGCGCGCCCATGCCGCCGAGCTGCACGAGCTGCTCGCGAACCTGGTGCACAACGCGATCAAGTACACGCCGCGCGGCGGCAACATCACGGTGACGGTGCGCCGCGATGCCTCGCAGGCGCTGGCCGAGGTCTGCGACAGCGGCCCCGGCATCGCGCCCGAGCGGCGCGCCAGCGTGTTCGAGCGCTTCCAGCGCGACCCGGCCTCGCAGGCCCCGGGCGCGCCCGCGATGCAGGGCGCCGGCCTCGGCCTCACCATCGCGCGCGGCTATGCGCGGCGCAACGGCGGCGAGATCGTGCTGGCCAGCGCCGACATGCCCGAGAGCGCCAACGGCGGCGGCCTGCGCGCGATCCTCCGATTGCCGCTCGCCCGTACGTGATAACACGTATTTTGGGCCTCGAAGGCCCTTGCAAGCGTGTTGCGAAAGGGGATTGAAAGCCCCGCTTCCTAGACTGCATTGCTTCAGCCCGAAGGAGACATATGCAGCACAGCACGGGTGGTGGCGCGGCCTCGCAGGCATCGCGCGCCCCATCGACATTCAAGAAAGACTACTACGGCGGAGCCCTGATGGTGATCGTCGGACTGGCCGCCGCCTATGCCGGCTACGGCTACCGCGTCGGCGAACTCGCGCACATGGGACCGGGCTTCTTCCCGGTCGCGCTCGGGCTGCTGCTGGCCTTCATCGGCCTCCTGATGGTGATCTCGGCGCGCGGCCAGCAACCGGCACCCGAGGCCGCCGTCTCGCACGGCCATCCCTCGGGCCTGCCCGACCTGCGCGGCTGCGTCTGCATCGTGCTGGGCATCCTCTCGTTCCTGCTGCTCGGCGAGTACGGCGGGCTGCTACCCGCGACCTTCGCGATCGTGTTCATCTCGGCGCTCGGCGACCGCGACAACACGCTGCGCGAGGCGCTGCTGCTCGCGCTCGCGATGATGGTCATCGCGGTGGTGGTGTTCTGGTGGGCGCTGAGCCTGCAGCTGCCACTGTTCCAGTGGGGAGGCTGAGACCATGATCGGACAATCGCTCCACGACCTCTGGTTCGGCTTCGGCGTCGCGTTCCAGGGCTCCAACCTGCTCTGGTCCTTCTTCGGCGTGCTGGTGGGCAACCTCATCGGCGTGCTGCCCGGCATGGGCGCGCTGCAGGCCATCTCGATCCTGCTGCCGCTCACCTACGTGATGCATCCGGTGCCCGCCATCCTGATGCTGGCCGGCATCTTCTACGGTTCGCAGTACGGCGGCGCGATCGGCGCCATCCTGATGAACATGCCCTCGCATCCGCCGCATGCGGTGACCTGCCTCGACGGCTATCCGATGACCAAGCAGGGCAAGGGTGGCGTGGCGCTCGGCGTGACGATGATCTCCTCGTTCTTCGCCGCCTCGGTGGGCATCGTGGTGATGATCTTCGCCTCGCCGCTGCTGGTGCAGATCGCGTTCAAGTTCGGCCCGACCGAGATCTTCTCGATCATGATGCTGGGCCTGCTCGCGGGCTCGACCATGTCGCGCGGCTCGGCGCTCAAGGGCGTGGCGATGACGGTGTTCGGCCTGCTGTGCGGCGTGGTCGGCACCGACGTCAACAGCGGCAGCTTCCGCTTCGCCTTCGACCTGCCCGAGCTCAGCGACGGCCTCGAGCTGGTCGCGATCTCGATGGGCCTGTTCGGCGTGGCCGACTTCCTGCTCAACGTGAACCGCATGAAGAGCATCGGCGACACCGGCACGCTCAAGCTCAGCGACATGCGCCCGAGCAAGGAAGAGCTCAAGCGCGCCTTCCCCGCGATGATCCGCGGCACCATCGTCGGCACGATCTTCGGCGCGATGCCGGGCACCGGCCCGACCATCACCACCTTCATCGCCTATGCGCTCGAACGCAAGGTGTCGAAGACGCCCGCGGCCTTCGGCACCGGCATGATCGAAGGCGTGGCCGGGCCCGAGGCCTCGGCGCACTCGAAGACGCAGGTCGACTTCATCCCGACCATGAGCCTGGGCATCCCGGGCGACGCGGTGATGGCGCTGATCCTCGGCGCGCTGCTGATCCAGGGCATCCAGCCCGGCCCGCAGCTGATCACCGAGCACCCGGACATCTTCTGGGGCCTGATCGCCAGCTTCTGGATCGGCAACGTGATCCTGGTGGTGCTCAACGTGCCGCTGATCGGCGTCTGGGTGAAGCTCTTGAAGGTGCCCTACAAGTACCTGTTCCCGGCGGCGATGTTCTTCATCGCGGTGGGCGTGTTCAGCACGCAGAACAGCCTGTTCCAGATCTGGGAGGTGCTGGTGTTCGGCATCATCGGCGCGCTGCTGATGTCGCTCGAGTTCTCGGTCGCGCCGATCCTGCTGGGCTTCGTGCTCGGGCCGATGGTGGAGGAGAACTTCCGCCGCGCGCTGCTGCTCTCGCGCGGCGACATGTCGGTGTTCGTCACGCGCCCGATCAGCGGCACCTTCATCGGGCTGTGCGTGCTGCTGCTGATCGGCGTGGGCTACTCGGCCTGGCGCGGCTCGCGGCGCAAGTCGCAGCTGCTGCCCGATGCGCCCGACGGTGCGCCACCGGCCGAAGCGGTGACGCTGGGCAAGTAGTTAGAGGCCTTCGGCGAAGGCCAGCACGCGGCGCCCGTCGGCCTCGGTGTAGACCGCGGCCGGCGTGAGCCCCACATAGCGGCCGCCCTCGTGCGGCCGCGCTTCCACCAGCTGGACGCCCACCACCTCGCCCGACTTCACGTAGCGCGTCTCGATGTAGATGCCGGTCTGGCCGGCCTTGTTGATCGGCAGTTGCGCGACGGCCGCATAGTCCTCGGCCTTGAGCAGCGCGGTGAGGCGGTCCTTCAGGTGGAAGTCGTACCAGGCCTGCTTGTAGACCTGCGACTCGCCGGTCTTCACATGCTTGAGCATCACCAGCAGCTTGCGCTGGAACAGCTTGAGTTCCTTCATCAGGAATTCGAACAGGTCGCCGTATTCGCCCGGGGCCGTTTCCGGAGTCTTCTGAATCGCCATCTCGCCTCGCTCGCTTTCTTCAACGTCGTTGTGGTTGTGGGTCGCGGGGCCGGTGTTCCCTCCCTCGCGGCGGGCGCACTTTACTATCGGACGATGGCATTTCGCGCCGCGTTGCGCGCGAACGATGCAACAGAGTTTCACAAGTGAACCCTATAGTTTTCAGAACCGCGACGCGCGCCGACCTGGCCGCCATCGTCGCCCTGCTCGCCGACGATCCGCTGGGCCGCGAACGCGAGGCCGCGAGCCCCGCGGCCGATGCCATCGATGCGCGCTACCTCGCCGCCTTCGAAGCCATCGCGGCCGATGCCAACCAGCAGCTCGTGGTCGCGACCGAAGGCGACATGGTGGTCGGCACGCTGCAGCTCTCGTTCATTCCGGGCATCGCGCGCCAGGGCGCATGGCGCGGCCAGATCGAGGCCGTGCGCATCGCGTCGCAGCGGCGCGATGCGGGCCTGGGCCAGCGCATGTTCGAGTGGGCGATCGCGCGCTGCCGCGAGCGCGGCTGCGCGCTGGTGCAGCTCACGACCGACAAGCGCCGGCCCGATGCCCATCGCTTCTACGAGAAGCTGGGCTTCGTGGCGAGCCACGAGGGCTACAAGCTCGCGCTGTAGAGAATTCAGGTGGGCGTGCTGCCCGTGTCGGGCTCGCGCACGCCGAAGGGCTTGCCCGGCAGCGGAATGAACTCGGTCTCGCCGGGCACGTGGCCCATGCGTTGCGCGGCCCAGTCCTCACCGGCCTGCAGGATGCGCTCGCGCCGGCTCGAGACGAAGTTCCAGGTGATGTAGCGCGGGCCGTCGAGCGGCTCGCCGCCGATCACCACCAGCCGCACCGGCGCGGTCACCGGCGCCGTGAGGTTGGCGCCCTGCCCGTCGGGCAGCACGGCCATGGTGTGCATCGGCACGGCCACGCCGTCGAGGCCGATGTCGCCGTCGATCGGATAGACCGCGAGCTCGGGCGCCAGCGCGGGCAGCGCGAAGCTCGCGCCGGCCGGCAGCGCGATGTCGAGGTAGACGGTCTGCGAGAAGGTCGTGACCGGCGAGCGTTTGCCGAAGGCCTCGCCCACCAGCACGCGCACGCCCACGCCCTGCTCGAACAGCGCGGGAATCGCATCGGCCGCGGTGTGCTCGAAGGCGGGCTCGACCTCTTCATGGGCCTGCGGCAACGCGGCCCACAACTGCAGGCCGTGATTGACGAAGCTCTCGGCCAGCAGGCGCTCGGGCTTGCGTTCGGAGTGCACGATTCCGCGGCCCGAGGTCATCCAGTTGATGGCGCCCGGCAGGATCTCCTGCACGCTGCCGATGCTGTCGCGATGCATCATCGCGCCCTCGAACAGGTAGGTGACGGTGGCCAGGCCGATGTGCGGATGCGGGCGCACGTCGTGCGAATTGCCCGGCTGCTCGGTGGCCGGGCCGAAATGGTCGAAGAACACGAAGGGCCCGACCGAGCGGCGCACGGCCGCGGGCAGCAGGCGCCGCACGTTGAAGCCGCCCCCCAGGTCCTTGTCATGCGGTTGCAGCAAACGGGTGGTGGGGGTGGCGTCGGTCATCGTGTTCTCTCCGTGGGTGCCCCGGGCCGGGGGCGGCCCGCGCAGGCGGTGGTCAGCCGCGCGATCTTGCCACCGCGGCCACGCGCTCGCCGAAAGACCGCGCGGTCTCGAGGTCACCGCGGGGAATCTCGGCCGGGCTCGCGTCCGAGGGCGACTGCGTCAGCAAGCCGCCGTAGCCGCCGATGTAGTTGGTCGAATCGCGCGTGGCGGCCTTGTTGTTGGTCGGCAGGATGCCCATGCTGACCCAGATGCCGCTGTGCTGCATCGCGAGCGTCCAGAGGTAGGTCAGGGTCGTGACCTTGTCGCCGTTGATGGTGGCGCTGTTGGTGAAGCCCGCGAAGAGCTTGTCCTTCCAGCCCTGCGTGTACCAGACCTTCGACGATGCATCGGCGAATTTCTTGAACTGCCAGCTCACGCCGCCCATGTAGGTGGGGGAGCCCAGGATGATCGCGTCGGCCGCGGCCAGGGTCTCCCAGCCGCCCTCGGGCAGGTTGCCGTCGGCATCGATGGCGAGCAGTTGCGCGCCCGCGCCGTCGGCCACGGCTTGCGCCACGCGCTGGGTATGGCCGTAGCCGGAATGGAAGACGATGACGATGTTGCTCATGTTCGATGGCTCCTTGCGATGGGAATGGATGCGGGGATCAGCGCTTGTCGATGCTGAAGCGGCCGGGACCGAAGGCGGCGAAGGCGAGCAGGCCGCCGGCGATCGCGATGTTCTTGTTGAAGTTGATCTGCTGCGCCATCTTCATCGCGTCGGGCACGGCCCAGTACTTGTGGAAGAACAGCGCGGTCGCGACCGTGAAGATGGCCATGGCGATCGCGGTCCAGCGGGTCTTGAAGCCCAGCAGCAGCGCGATGCCCAGGCCGAGCTCGACCACGATCGCGATCGCCGCCGCCACTTCGGGCAGCGGCAGGCCGGCCGAGGTGATGTAGCCCACGGTGCCGCCGAAGCCCATGAGCTTGCCGATGCCGGCCGGGATGAACAGATAGGCGATCAGGATGCGGCCGATCAGCGCCAGCGTGTCCTGCGCGCCGTTGGGGGTGGTGGTGGTTGTCATGGTTCGAACTCCTCGGTTGTGTTGAATGGAATGAAAGGAACGGGTCGCTAAGAAAAGGCCGGGCCCTCGCCCGGCCGCGGGAACATCAGGCGGCGAGGTCGAACACCAGCACCTCGGCATCCTTGCCGCCGGCCAGCGTCAGCCGCGACTCGCCTTCGAGCAGCGCGGCGTCGCCGCCCGCGAGCTTCTGGCCATTGACTTCGAGCTCGCCGCGCACCAGGTGCACGTAGCCCTTGCGCTTCGGGTCGAGCGCGAGGCTCGCGCTCTCGTCGCCGTCGAGCAGGCCCGCGAACAGGCGCGCATCGGCGTGCACCGTCACCGAGCCGTCGGCGCCGTCGGGCGAGGCCACCAGGCGCAGCTTGCCGCGCTTCTCGGCGGCATCGAAGTTCTTCTGCTCGTAGCCGGGCTCGATGCCGCGCACGTTGGGCTGGATCCAGATCTGCAGGAAGTGCGTGGTCTCGTCGGCCTTGTGGTTGAACTCGCTGTGCATCACGCCGCGGCCGGCGCTCATGCGCTGCACGTCGCCCGGCGGGATCGACTCCACGTTGCCCATGCTGTCCTTGTGCGCCAGCTCGCCCGACAGCACGTAGCTGATGATCTCCATGTCCTTGTGGCCATGGGTGCCGAAGCCGGCGCCGGCGGCCACGCGGTCCTCGTTGATCACGCGCAGATTGCCGAAGCCCATGTGGGCCGGGTCGTAGTAGTTGGCGAAGGAAAAGCTGTGGAACGAGCGCAGCCAGCCGTGGTCGGCATAACCGCGTTCCTGGGATCTACGGACTTGCAACATCTTCGGACTCCTTGGGCCGGACCCGTGGGGATCTTCGGCCTTCTTCGTATGCCGCGCCGGATGCGCAGCGGATGGGAAGAACTTTAGGTCCGCGCCCCCGAGGGAAAAGCGCCGCGCTTTGATGGCATCATTCAAATTTTTTGATCAATGGAGCCGCGACCATGCCCAGCCCCCGCGACGTGCTGACCCCCGATGCGCTCGCCATGCTGCAGACCGTGGCCCACACCGGCAGCTTCGCCGCGGCGGCGCGCGCGCTCGACCTGGTGCCCAGCGCGCTGAGCTACCGCGTGCGCCAGATCGAGGACGCGCTCGACGTGCTGCTGTTCGACCGCAGCGCGCGCCAGGCGAAGCTGACCGAGGCCGGCGCCGAGCTGCTGCGCGAGGCGGCGCGGCTGCTCGGCGAGATCGATGCCGTGGCCAACCGGGTGAGGCGCGTGGCCACCGGCTGGGAGCCGATGCTCACGATCGCGGTCGACAGCGTGATCGCGCGCGATCCGCTGCTCGACCTCGCCACCGCCTTCTTCGCGCTCGAGCCGCCGACCCGCCTGAAGCTGCGCGACGAGACCCTGCTGGGCACCATCGAGGCCCTGACCAGCGGCGAGGCCGACCTCGCGATCGGCGCGGTGCTCGACGCCGCCAGCCTGGCCTTCACCGCCACCGGCCTGCGCAGCCTGCCGCTGGGCGAGTTGCGCTTCATCTACGCGGTGGCGCCGCACCATCCGCTGGCGCGGCTCGAGGAACCGCTGAGCGACGCCGTGCTGCGCCAGTACCGCGCGGTGGCAGCGGCCGACTCGGCGCGCAGCAGTCCCGGCATGACGGTCAACCTAGTCGGCGGACAGGACGTGCTGACCGTGCCGACCATGCAGGCCAAGCTCGCGGCGCAGCTGCACGGCCTGGGCGGCGGCTTCCTGCCCGAGCCGATGGCGCGGCCCTACATCGAGGCCGGCCACCTGGTCGAGCGCCGCACCGAGCGCCAGCCGCCGCTGGGCAGCATGCACTGCGCCTGGCGCGTGCGCGCGGCGGGCAAGCCCGGGCGCGCGCTCGAATGGTGGCTCGCGCAGTTCGAGCACGAGGGCACGCGGCGCGCGCTGCTCGAGCGGCACCGCGGCCGCTGATGCCTCGGGGGCGCGCATCGTCGTTTGCCCCAGGGTGGCTGCGGCGCGCGCGCAGACCGGGTTAGAGTCGGCGCAGCATCCAACCGTCTTCACCTCGTCACAAGAAAAGGGTCCAGCAATGACCACTCGTCCTCGCGCCAAGGCAGACCGCCACCGAAGCCCGGCCCCCTCCCCCGACACAGCCTCCGACACGGCCGCCACCGCGCCGCGCCACTACGCCGTCGTCGGTGCCGGCATGGCCGGCGTGGCCTGCGCGCGCACGCTGGTGCAGGCCGGCCATCGCGTCACGCTGTTCGAGCGCGGCGACGGCGCGGGCGGCCGCATGGCCAGCGTCGACACCGCCTTCGGCCGCTTCGACAGCGGCGCGCAGTACTTCACCGTGCGCGACGCGCGCTTCGCGCAGGCACTCGAGACCGTGCCGGGCCTGTGCCGGCGCTGGAGCGCCAACCTCGTGCGCGTGCTCGATGCCCACGGCCGCGTGGCCGAGGCCGCGCTGCCCTCGCTCGAATCGCACTGGGTGGCCCAGCCCGGCATGGACTCGCTGGTGGCGCAATGGGCCCAACCGCTGGGCGACAGCCTGGTCACCGGCACGCAGGTCACGCGCATCGAGCCCGATGCGCTCGATGCCGCGCGCTGGCAGCTGCGCACCGCCGGTGCCGGCGACTCGCAGCGCGTGTACTCGGGCCTCGACGCGGTGCTGCTCGCGGTGCCGCCCTCGCGCGCCCGCGCGCTGCTCGAGGACGGCAAGCTGTCGCGCAGCATCAGCCGCCAGGTCGAGCCGGTGCGCATCGCGCCGTGCTGGACGCTGATGATCGCCTTCCCGCAGGCCAACCAGCCGACCATGTCGCACCTGGGCCCGCAATGGAACGCCGCGCGCAGCACGCACCACCGCGTGGCCTGGCTGGCGCGCGAATCGTCCAAGCCCGGACGCGAACGCATCGAGCGCTGGACCCTGCAGGCCAGCGCCACCTGGTCGCAGGAACACCTGCGCGACGACGCGCCGCGCATCGAGGCCAAGCTGCTGCGCGCCTTCTCCGAGATCACCGGCATCCATGCCACGCCGGCCCATGCGCAGGCGCTGTGCTGGGCAGAGGCCCAGACCCAGGTACCGGTGGGCCAGAGCCACCTGTGGGACGCCAAGGCGCGCATCGGCGTGGCCGGCGACTGGTGCATCGGCCACCGCGTCGAGGACGCCTTCGTCTCGGGCCTGTCGCTCGCGCTCGCGGCGCTGTAGTTCGCGTGCCGGGGCCGGCCGCGGCCCCTTGCCGTCTTTTCATGCCTCCCGTCGGCCGCTTCGCTCCCTCGCCCACCGGCCCGCTGCACGCGGGCTCGCTGGTCGCCGCGCTCGCGAGCTGGCTCGACGTGCGCGCGCACGGCCCGCGGGCGCGCTGGCTGGTGCGCATCGAGGACGCCGACACCGAGCGCTGCCTGCCGGGCATGGGCGAGCGCATCCTGCGCCAGCTCGCCGACTGCGCGCTGCTGCCCGACGAGGAACCCGTGTGGCAGACCGCGCGCACCGCGCGCTACGAGGCCGCGCTGGCGCGCCTGCGCGAACGCGGCCTCGCCTACCCCTGCGGCTGCTCGCGCAAGGACATCGACGAAGCGCTCGCGCGGCTCGGCCAGCGCCACGAGCGCCATGGCGAGCGCGTCTATCCCGGCACCTGCCGCGACGGCCTGCACGGCAAGCCCGCGCGCGCCTGGCGCTTCGCCACGCAGAAGTTCGAGGCCGCGGCGCCGGGCGAACTCCACTGGACCGACCGCCGCCTCGGCGATCAAGGCCAGGACGTGAGCCGCGAGGTCGGCGACTTCGTGCTGCGCCGTGCCGACGGCCCCTGGGCCTACCAGCTCGCGGTGGTGGTCGACGATGCCGACCAGGGCGTGAGCGACGTGGTGCGCGGCGAGGACCTGGCCGACAACACCGCGCGCCAGATCCTGCTGCAGCGCGCCCTCGGCCTGCCGACGCCGCGCTACTTGCACACGCCGCTGGTGCGCGGCGCCGATGGCCACAAGCTCTCGAAGCAGAACGGCGCGGCGGCCTTCGACACCGCCACGCCCGAGGCCGCGCGCGCCGCGCTCGAGGCGGCCGCGCGCGTGCTCGGCCTGGGCCCCGCTGGCGGTGCCTCGTGCGCCGAGGCGCTGGCCGGCTGGGTGCCCGCATGGCGCGCTCTCTACAATTCGCGGCCGCAATGACCTTTCCCGACACCGTGTCCCACGACCTTCCGCCCGCCGACGACGCAGCGGGCGACAGCCCCCAGCCCCATCCCCTGCACCGCCGCCTCAAGAGCTTCGTGAAGCGCGGCGGCCGCACCACCGACGGCCAGGCACGCGCCTTCGCCGAGCTGGGCCCGCTGTTCCTGCTGCCCTACCGCGAGCAGGCGCTGGACCTGGCCGCGGCCTTCGGCCGCGAGGCGCCGACCGTGCTCGAGATCGGCTTCGGCATGGGCGAGGCCACGGCCCACATCGCCACCGTGCGACCCGGCACCAACTTCCTCTGCTGCGAGGTGCACGAGCCCGGCGTGGGCGCGCTGCTCAAGCGCATCGGCGAGCAGAGCATCCCGAACATCCGCATCTGCGCGCACGACGCCGTCGAGGTGCTCGACCACATGCTGCAGCCCGCCACGCTGGCCGGCGTGCACGTGTTCTTTCCCGATCCCTGGCACAAGAAGCGCCACAACAAGCGCCGGCTGATCCAGGCCGAGTTCGTGACCAAGCTCGCGCAGCACCTGCGCCCCGGCGGCTACATCCACTGCGCCACCGACTGGCAGCCCTATGCCGAGCAGATGCTCGAGGTGCTGTCGGCCGAGCCGCTGCTGCGCAACACCGCCGCCGACTACGCGCCCAAGCCCGACTACCGGCCGCTGACCAAGTTCGAGAACCGCGGCCTCAAGCTGGGCCACGGGGTCTGGGACCTGGTGTTCGAGCGCGCCTGAG is from Variovorax paradoxus and encodes:
- a CDS encoding sulfurtransferase, encoding MNIAAYKFVAIDDGPVLRERLLDHSRALGLMGTILIAPEGINMFLAGEPGAMADFLAGVRADARFADLETKDSWSAAQPFRRMLVKLKREIIRMDHPAIQPAAGRAPGVDAPTLKRWLDQGHDDAGREIALLDTRNAFEVDHGSFEGAIDWRIEKFTEFPPALRAHRAEFAGKTVVSFCTGGIRCEKAAILMREEGVDNVLQLEGGILKYFELVGGAHYRGDCFVFDGREALAPDLSARAAKASARAAEDPDLHKKR
- a CDS encoding response regulator, producing MRILLVEDELDMASWLVRALTQGGFVTDHAPDARTAEALMAGTEYDAVVLDLRLPDKHGLAVLADMRNADDRTPVLILTAQGALQDRVRGLHLGADDFLTKPFELVELEARLTALVRRSRGRQHPRLQCASLAYDGESHAFTLRGTLLALTPREHAALSALLMRSGSPVGKSQLFGKVFTNDSTAGPDAIEVVLHRLRRKLADSDVRIVTVRGLGYMLEGIADGPARAGTVSVPH
- a CDS encoding sensor histidine kinase gives rise to the protein MDPHAPAPSPSPTDSWRFGIRARLLALLLPGMVALLALDSWSDYQALTESLVDAYDQSLLEPVQALANGIVVASDGSVRVQEAFSVQAMFESTHLRYKYLHVGAAPVVRGETGTEETLMGVPDLPPPPPRGGGPEGAPVFYDATYQQHPVRVAALRQTVYNTHAGSAYTVLIQAAEGTGPRRRAQDESLRQELLRAARMVVVMALLVWLGVAWTLRPLERLRRSLRERARDDIQPLDPTGVPQEVVPLVDAVNHHIGRHRRMVAEHSEFLADASHQLRTPLGILSIQAGYAVRETDPERMRESLHAIVAQLARTRRLSEQLLALAHATHEGGTEAAAPGIVDLNAIARAVVLQYLPLAREHDQDLGWVDARGDTATEGLAAPDEEEDAASPVIPVRAHAAELHELLANLVHNAIKYTPRGGNITVTVRRDASQALAEVCDSGPGIAPERRASVFERFQRDPASQAPGAPAMQGAGLGLTIARGYARRNGGEIVLASADMPESANGGGLRAILRLPLART
- a CDS encoding tripartite tricarboxylate transporter TctB family protein, translating into MVIVGLAAAYAGYGYRVGELAHMGPGFFPVALGLLLAFIGLLMVISARGQQPAPEAAVSHGHPSGLPDLRGCVCIVLGILSFLLLGEYGGLLPATFAIVFISALGDRDNTLREALLLALAMMVIAVVVFWWALSLQLPLFQWGG
- a CDS encoding tripartite tricarboxylate transporter permease produces the protein MIGQSLHDLWFGFGVAFQGSNLLWSFFGVLVGNLIGVLPGMGALQAISILLPLTYVMHPVPAILMLAGIFYGSQYGGAIGAILMNMPSHPPHAVTCLDGYPMTKQGKGGVALGVTMISSFFAASVGIVVMIFASPLLVQIAFKFGPTEIFSIMMLGLLAGSTMSRGSALKGVAMTVFGLLCGVVGTDVNSGSFRFAFDLPELSDGLELVAISMGLFGVADFLLNVNRMKSIGDTGTLKLSDMRPSKEELKRAFPAMIRGTIVGTIFGAMPGTGPTITTFIAYALERKVSKTPAAFGTGMIEGVAGPEASAHSKTQVDFIPTMSLGIPGDAVMALILGALLIQGIQPGPQLITEHPDIFWGLIASFWIGNVILVVLNVPLIGVWVKLLKVPYKYLFPAAMFFIAVGVFSTQNSLFQIWEVLVFGIIGALLMSLEFSVAPILLGFVLGPMVEENFRRALLLSRGDMSVFVTRPISGTFIGLCVLLLIGVGYSAWRGSRRKSQLLPDAPDGAPPAEAVTLGK
- a CDS encoding GNAT family N-acetyltransferase, which translates into the protein MNPIVFRTATRADLAAIVALLADDPLGREREAASPAADAIDARYLAAFEAIAADANQQLVVATEGDMVVGTLQLSFIPGIARQGAWRGQIEAVRIASQRRDAGLGQRMFEWAIARCRERGCALVQLTTDKRRPDAHRFYEKLGFVASHEGYKLAL
- a CDS encoding pirin family protein yields the protein MTDATPTTRLLQPHDKDLGGGFNVRRLLPAAVRRSVGPFVFFDHFGPATEQPGNSHDVRPHPHIGLATVTYLFEGAMMHRDSIGSVQEILPGAINWMTSGRGIVHSERKPERLLAESFVNHGLQLWAALPQAHEEVEPAFEHTAADAIPALFEQGVGVRVLVGEAFGKRSPVTTFSQTVYLDIALPAGASFALPALAPELAVYPIDGDIGLDGVAVPMHTMAVLPDGQGANLTAPVTAPVRLVVIGGEPLDGPRYITWNFVSSRRERILQAGEDWAAQRMGHVPGETEFIPLPGKPFGVREPDTGSTPT